A single region of the Ancylobacter novellus DSM 506 genome encodes:
- a CDS encoding primosomal protein N', with protein MSLFPPRESVVDVLLPVAVGSAYSYRVPEGMEVAPGDIVVVPLGPRMMLGCVWPPAENPKPVDPAKLKPIHRKYDVASLSPAMLAFIRWIADYTVTPPGMVLRLALRHDESAGISRERTGVRLTDQRPQRRTAARERVIEALADGFVRSKTDAAREAGVSPSVVDGLVDDGVLETVVLPPEPAAERPDPDHSAPELLPAQRDAADRLVEAVKARAFRPYLIDGVTGSGKTETYFEAVAETIRQGRQVLILMPEIALTQAFLDRFARRFGVKPAEWHSAVGTKRRGRVFKGVSSGEVSVVAGARSALFLPFRDLGLVIVDEEHDSAYKQEDGVHYHARDMAVVRARLEEAPVVLVSATPSIETEVNARRGRYSRLHLPERFAGTKVPRLEPIDLRKEGPPRGQWIAPRLAAEMERTIEAGGQALLFLNRRGYAPLTLCRACGHRIRCPSCSSWLVEHRFRRRLECHQCGYATPVPNECPNCHEPNSLIPCGPGVERLHEEVAKLMPNARLQVLSSDLAGGVERLRAELKAIEDGAVDVIVGTQLVAKGHNFPGLALVGVIDADVGLGHGDPRAAERTFQLLHQVAGRAGRHEKEGRAFLQTYMPEHPVMQALVAGDRDAFYDREIGVREEAHLPPFARFCALIVSGTDAHAAQAHARALAACSPLSNEVRVLGPAEAPLALVRGRHRYRLLARSDRGFDLSNYVRAWMAGAPRATGNLRVEIDIDPQSFL; from the coding sequence ATGTCCCTCTTCCCGCCGCGCGAGAGTGTCGTCGACGTGCTGCTGCCCGTGGCGGTCGGCTCGGCCTATTCCTATCGCGTGCCGGAGGGCATGGAGGTGGCGCCCGGCGACATCGTCGTGGTGCCGCTCGGGCCGCGTATGATGCTCGGCTGCGTCTGGCCGCCGGCGGAGAACCCGAAGCCGGTGGATCCCGCCAAGCTCAAGCCGATCCACCGCAAATATGATGTCGCGTCGCTCTCGCCGGCGATGCTCGCCTTCATCCGCTGGATCGCCGACTACACGGTGACGCCGCCGGGCATGGTGCTGCGCCTCGCGCTGCGCCATGACGAGAGCGCCGGCATTTCCCGCGAGCGCACCGGCGTGCGCCTCACCGACCAGCGCCCGCAGCGCCGCACCGCTGCCCGCGAGCGGGTGATCGAGGCGCTGGCCGACGGCTTCGTCCGCTCCAAAACGGATGCGGCCCGCGAGGCCGGCGTCTCCCCTTCCGTGGTCGACGGGCTGGTGGACGACGGCGTGCTGGAGACGGTCGTGCTGCCGCCCGAGCCCGCCGCCGAGAGGCCCGACCCCGACCATTCCGCGCCCGAGCTGCTGCCGGCGCAGCGCGACGCCGCCGATCGCCTCGTCGAGGCGGTGAAGGCCCGCGCCTTCCGCCCCTATCTCATCGATGGCGTCACCGGCTCCGGCAAGACCGAGACCTATTTCGAGGCGGTGGCGGAGACGATCCGGCAGGGACGGCAGGTGCTGATCCTGATGCCGGAAATCGCCCTCACTCAGGCCTTCCTCGACCGCTTCGCCCGCCGCTTCGGCGTCAAGCCGGCGGAGTGGCATTCCGCGGTCGGCACCAAGCGGCGCGGGCGCGTCTTCAAGGGCGTGTCCTCCGGCGAGGTGAGCGTGGTCGCCGGCGCGCGCTCGGCGCTGTTCCTGCCCTTCCGCGACCTCGGCCTCGTCATCGTCGACGAGGAGCACGACAGCGCCTACAAGCAGGAGGACGGCGTCCACTACCACGCCCGCGACATGGCGGTGGTGCGGGCGCGGCTGGAGGAGGCGCCGGTCGTCCTCGTCTCGGCGACGCCCTCCATCGAGACCGAGGTGAACGCAAGGCGCGGGCGCTACAGCCGCCTGCATCTGCCCGAGCGCTTCGCCGGCACCAAGGTCCCGCGGCTCGAGCCCATCGACCTGCGCAAGGAAGGCCCGCCGCGCGGCCAGTGGATCGCCCCCCGCCTCGCCGCGGAGATGGAGCGCACCATCGAGGCAGGCGGGCAGGCGCTCTTGTTCCTCAACCGCCGCGGCTATGCCCCGCTGACGCTCTGCCGCGCCTGCGGCCACCGCATACGCTGCCCGTCCTGCTCGAGCTGGCTGGTCGAGCACCGCTTCCGCCGCCGGCTCGAATGCCACCAATGTGGCTATGCCACGCCGGTGCCGAACGAATGCCCGAACTGCCATGAGCCCAATTCGCTCATCCCCTGCGGCCCCGGCGTCGAGCGGCTGCATGAGGAGGTGGCGAAGCTCATGCCGAACGCCCGGCTTCAGGTGCTCTCCAGCGACCTCGCCGGCGGGGTGGAGCGGCTGCGCGCCGAACTCAAGGCGATCGAGGATGGCGCGGTCGACGTCATCGTCGGCACCCAGCTCGTCGCCAAGGGCCATAATTTCCCCGGCCTCGCCCTGGTCGGCGTCATCGATGCCGATGTCGGGCTGGGCCATGGCGATCCGCGCGCGGCCGAGCGCACCTTCCAGCTCCTGCACCAGGTCGCCGGCCGCGCCGGTCGGCACGAGAAGGAGGGCCGGGCCTTCCTCCAGACCTACATGCCCGAGCATCCGGTGATGCAGGCGCTGGTCGCCGGCGACCGCGACGCCTTCTATGACCGCGAGATCGGGGTGCGCGAGGAGGCGCATCTGCCACCCTTCGCCCGCTTCTGCGCGCTCATCGTCTCGGGAACGGACGCACATGCCGCGCAGGCGCATGCCCGCGCGCTGGCGGCGTGCTCGCCGTTGTCGAACGAGGTGCGCGTGCTCGGCCCGGCGGAAGCCCCGCTGGCGCTGGTGCGCGGGCGCCACCGCTACCGCCTGCTGGCCCGCTCGGACCGCGGCTTCGACCTCTCCAACTATGTCCGCGCCTGGATGGCCGGCGCCCCGCGCGCGACGGGCAATCTGCGGGTCGAGATCGACATCGACCCGCAGAGCTTCTTGTAG
- a CDS encoding collagen-like triple helix repeat-containing protein: MRLLYVSLALASALLVASCGEPTPGPAGPAGPKGETGAAGPAGPAGPAGPAGPAGPAGAKGEAGVAGPAGPAGPAGPPGPAGVAGAAGAKGEAGEAGRAAEAPGAVRVYTRRECFSPEGCRLTCEPDEAVVNAYLAPHEGETIILSEREVRFAPKPADASRAPLMVLICARK, from the coding sequence ATGAGATTGCTTTATGTGAGCCTCGCGCTCGCCTCCGCGCTGCTCGTCGCCTCGTGCGGCGAACCGACTCCCGGCCCTGCCGGTCCCGCCGGTCCGAAGGGTGAAACCGGCGCCGCCGGTCCTGCGGGCCCCGCTGGCCCGGCCGGCCCCGCGGGTCCTGCCGGTCCTGCCGGCGCCAAGGGTGAAGCCGGCGTCGCCGGTCCGGCTGGCCCTGCCGGTCCTGCGGGCCCACCCGGCCCCGCCGGTGTCGCGGGTGCTGCCGGCGCGAAGGGCGAGGCCGGCGAAGCCGGCCGGGCGGCCGAGGCGCCCGGCGCCGTGCGCGTCTATACCCGCCGCGAGTGCTTCTCGCCGGAAGGCTGCCGCCTGACCTGCGAGCCGGACGAAGCGGTGGTGAACGCCTATCTGGCGCCGCATGAGGGCGAGACCATCATCCTCAGCGAGCGCGAGGTGCGCTTCGCGCCCAAGCCCGCCGACGCCTCCCGCGCCCCGCTGATGGTGCTGATCTGCGCCAGGAAGTGA
- a CDS encoding DUF5993 family protein — protein MMSLPFFGLLVALAFTGTGHRGLAVLFWLLSIAVLLALFRLHATDPLDIVL, from the coding sequence ATGATGAGCCTCCCCTTCTTCGGCCTCCTTGTCGCCCTCGCCTTCACCGGCACGGGCCATCGCGGCCTCGCCGTGCTGTTCTGGCTGCTCTCGATCGCCGTGCTGCTGGCGCTGTTCCGCCTGCATGCCACCGATCCGCTCGACATCGTGCTGTGA
- a CDS encoding disulfide bond formation protein B, whose translation MDTQAPRGFLTPELSRTLNALGLLAIGVVLLFAFYDQLVGGELPCPLCILQRAGFVGVGLGLALNLRFGPRPSHYAIAILSAMAGGVISTRQVLLHIVPGSGTFGADFLGLHFYSWALVLFIVIAAGCAVLLLFDRQFAPGTARYRLGGLALAAFALIALLALGNGVSTVLECAGGLCPDNPTTYQLLEEAPDAPPSTP comes from the coding sequence ATGGACACGCAAGCCCCGCGCGGCTTCCTCACCCCCGAGCTCTCGCGCACGCTCAACGCGCTCGGCCTCCTCGCCATCGGCGTGGTGCTGCTCTTCGCCTTCTATGACCAGTTGGTCGGCGGCGAGCTGCCCTGCCCCTTATGCATCCTGCAGCGCGCCGGCTTCGTCGGCGTCGGGCTCGGCCTCGCGCTCAACCTGCGCTTCGGGCCGCGGCCGAGCCATTATGCCATCGCCATCCTCTCGGCCATGGCGGGCGGGGTGATCTCGACGCGGCAGGTGCTGCTGCACATCGTGCCGGGCAGCGGCACCTTCGGCGCCGACTTCCTGGGCCTGCATTTCTACAGCTGGGCGCTGGTGCTGTTCATCGTCATCGCCGCCGGCTGTGCCGTGCTGCTGCTGTTCGACCGGCAATTCGCGCCGGGCACCGCCCGATACAGGCTCGGCGGACTCGCGCTCGCCGCCTTCGCGCTGATCGCGCTGCTGGCGCTCGGCAACGGCGTCTCGACGGTTCTGGAATGCGCCGGCGGCCTCTGCCCGGACAATCCGACGACCTATCAGCTGCTGGAGGAAGCGCCCGACGCGCCGCCATCGACGCCCTGA